In Alicyclobacillus macrosporangiidus CPP55, a single window of DNA contains:
- the pepV gene encoding dipeptidase PepV yields the protein MGRKVEADRMFADFVEQHRDEMVSTLQALLQIPSVEGEAEPGAPFGAACREALQFVLDLAAAHGLVTQNADGYAGHVEYGDGDPYIAVLSHLDVVPPGNHWTYPPFGAEIHNGSVYARGAIDDKGPALATLWALIALKELNLRPRRKIRLIFGLDEESGWLCMKHYFSKYPQPLGGFTPDADFPMIHAEKGVATLRIDTRADTDSMNPRVIRFTGGDRVNMVPDHAMAVVDCHSETAAQEWEQKLGKEARAKQIDANISVKGDAVEISVHGTSAHGSTPDLGKNAITRLAALLSSQPVANASMWRAIAAQDTAGRALGIDCADDVTGSLTSNLGRAELTGDTFSFWFNIRYPVDVTGDELVQRCQAYVSDKWGVHLVSNRDPLFVSPDSPVIRCLAQVYEQYTGNKAEPIAIGGATYARAITNGVAFGPLFPGQPDRAHQKDEHWSLQDYFLCTQIYAHAMFELANTL from the coding sequence GAACAGCACAGAGATGAGATGGTGAGCACGCTTCAGGCGTTGCTTCAAATTCCGAGCGTGGAAGGGGAAGCGGAACCGGGCGCACCCTTTGGCGCGGCTTGCCGTGAAGCGTTGCAGTTTGTACTCGATCTCGCGGCCGCACACGGGTTGGTGACGCAGAACGCCGATGGCTACGCGGGCCATGTAGAGTACGGGGACGGCGATCCGTACATCGCCGTACTTTCCCATCTGGACGTGGTCCCGCCCGGCAACCACTGGACCTATCCGCCGTTCGGGGCGGAGATTCACAATGGGAGTGTGTATGCGCGGGGCGCCATCGACGACAAAGGACCCGCTCTGGCGACCTTGTGGGCACTAATTGCGTTGAAGGAACTCAATCTCCGGCCACGCCGGAAGATCCGTCTTATCTTCGGATTGGATGAAGAGAGCGGCTGGCTGTGCATGAAACATTACTTTTCGAAGTATCCACAACCGCTGGGCGGCTTCACTCCGGATGCCGATTTTCCCATGATTCACGCCGAGAAAGGAGTGGCCACGCTGCGGATCGACACCCGGGCCGACACGGATTCGATGAACCCCCGTGTAATCCGGTTCACGGGGGGAGACCGGGTCAACATGGTGCCCGATCACGCGATGGCCGTGGTGGACTGCCATTCCGAGACGGCGGCTCAGGAATGGGAGCAGAAACTGGGAAAAGAGGCGCGCGCCAAGCAGATTGACGCCAACATCTCGGTGAAGGGAGACGCGGTGGAAATCTCGGTTCACGGCACGTCCGCACATGGCAGCACGCCGGATCTGGGTAAGAACGCCATCACCCGGCTGGCGGCTTTGCTCTCCTCGCAGCCTGTGGCAAATGCCTCCATGTGGCGAGCGATCGCCGCTCAGGACACCGCGGGTCGGGCACTGGGCATCGATTGCGCGGACGACGTGACGGGTTCATTGACGAGTAACCTCGGGCGCGCGGAGTTGACCGGGGACACGTTCTCCTTCTGGTTTAACATCCGTTATCCGGTGGATGTCACCGGCGATGAACTGGTGCAGCGCTGTCAGGCGTACGTATCGGACAAGTGGGGCGTTCATCTGGTGAGCAACCGGGATCCGTTGTTTGTCTCCCCAGACAGCCCGGTGATTCGATGCCTGGCTCAGGTGTATGAACAGTACACCGGAAACAAGGCCGAGCCCATCGCCATCGGGGGTGCCACGTACGCGAGGGCCATCACCAACGGGGTCGCGTTCGGACCCTTGTTCCCAGGCCAGCCGGACAGGGCGCACCAGAAGGACGAGCATTGGTCTCTGCAGGATTATTTCCTGTGCACCCAGATATACGCTCATGCAATGTTCGAGTTGGCGAATACGCTATAG
- a CDS encoding adaptor protein MecA codes for MRVERIAKDKVRIFISYDDLEERGIERDEIWRNGRKVQELFWDMMETAYEQVGFEIAGPIAVEAFTMPTEGVVVIVTRVPSLPPRAEEDEDEDEEMHVEVDVTYYSTFVFRFDDFEDVVRVAHALQDYPVRAVLYLYEGAYHLFLDEDSMQDMDYDAIWAICHEYGEYCQVTSAMLEEYGKPIVTHNTLRYIADHFPLS; via the coding sequence ATGCGGGTCGAGCGGATCGCCAAAGACAAGGTCAGAATCTTCATAAGCTACGACGACCTCGAGGAGCGAGGCATAGAGCGGGATGAGATCTGGCGCAACGGCCGCAAGGTGCAGGAACTGTTCTGGGACATGATGGAGACCGCGTATGAACAGGTGGGATTTGAAATCGCCGGTCCCATCGCTGTCGAGGCGTTCACGATGCCGACCGAAGGCGTCGTCGTCATCGTCACCCGGGTACCCAGCCTGCCTCCCCGGGCGGAAGAAGATGAGGATGAGGACGAGGAGATGCACGTCGAGGTCGACGTCACCTACTACTCCACGTTCGTATTTCGCTTCGATGATTTCGAGGACGTCGTGCGCGTGGCGCACGCCCTGCAGGATTATCCGGTGCGCGCGGTCTTGTACCTGTACGAGGGCGCTTATCACTTGTTCCTCGACGAGGACTCGATGCAGGATATGGATTACGATGCGATATGGGCCATCTGCCACGAGTACGGGGAATATTGCCAGGTGACCTCGGCGATGCTCGAAGAGTACGGGAAGCCGATTGTCACTCACAACACCCTGCGGTATATCGCGGATCACTTCCCGCTGTCATAA
- a CDS encoding DUF441 domain-containing protein — protein sequence MFTPEILLIVFILVGVLGRATIVSVAASLLLIVRMLRFDRLFPMLERRSLELGLLFLMISILVPLASGRIDARDMMRTIFSPLGLITVFAGVIATVINAEGLELLKEYPPLLISVVVGSVIGIALFGGMPVGPLMATAIAALCIQVYDWFQ from the coding sequence GTGTTTACACCAGAAATCCTTCTCATCGTATTTATCCTCGTCGGAGTGTTGGGGCGTGCGACCATCGTCTCGGTAGCCGCCAGTCTCCTGCTGATCGTGCGGATGTTACGCTTCGACCGGTTGTTTCCGATGCTCGAGCGGCGAAGCTTGGAACTTGGGCTGTTGTTCTTGATGATCTCCATCCTGGTGCCGCTGGCGAGCGGCCGGATCGACGCGCGCGACATGATGCGGACCATCTTCAGCCCGCTCGGGCTCATCACCGTGTTCGCCGGGGTGATTGCAACCGTGATCAACGCTGAGGGGCTGGAACTGCTCAAAGAGTACCCACCCCTGTTGATCAGCGTCGTGGTGGGCAGCGTCATCGGGATCGCCCTTTTCGGCGGAATGCCTGTGGGCCCTCTGATGGCCACCGCCATCGCCGCACTGTGCATCCAGGTCTACGATTGGTTTCAATGA